In Amycolatopsis jiangsuensis, the following proteins share a genomic window:
- a CDS encoding ArsR/SmtB family transcription factor, translating to MRDVEVIEDPATAAIALEPVRARLLAALTEPASAAALAGRVGLTRQKVNYHLRALEAHGLVEPAGTRQWGGLTERLFAATAASYLVSPAALGAAGKSAVKPDRLSVGYLLAVAGRTVREVAGLARRAARAGKPLSTLTLDTEISFRSARERAAFTEELTTVVTALVSRYHDESSPDARMHRLVVVAHPKPAE from the coding sequence ATGCGCGACGTCGAAGTGATCGAGGACCCGGCCACGGCGGCGATCGCCCTGGAGCCGGTCCGGGCGCGGCTGCTCGCGGCACTCACCGAACCGGCCTCGGCCGCGGCGCTCGCCGGCCGCGTCGGCCTGACCCGGCAGAAGGTGAACTACCACCTGCGGGCGCTCGAAGCGCACGGTCTCGTGGAGCCGGCCGGGACGCGGCAGTGGGGCGGTCTCACCGAACGGCTCTTCGCCGCGACCGCCGCGTCGTACCTCGTCTCCCCCGCCGCGCTCGGCGCAGCGGGGAAGTCCGCGGTGAAGCCCGACCGGCTGTCGGTGGGCTACCTGCTGGCGGTCGCCGGCCGCACGGTGCGGGAGGTCGCCGGCCTCGCCCGCCGGGCCGCGCGGGCGGGGAAGCCTCTGTCGACGCTCACGCTCGACACGGAGATCTCCTTTCGCTCGGCGCGGGAGCGGGCGGCGTTCACCGAGGAGCTGACCACCGTGGTCACCGCCCTCGTATCGCGCTATCACGACGAAAGCTCTCCGGACGCCCGCATGCACCGGCTCGTCGTCGTGGCCCACCCGAAGCCGGCCGAGTAG
- a CDS encoding ATP-dependent DNA ligase, producing MELPVMPPVRPMLAKPLREVPRTGGLCYEPKWDGFRCVVFRDGDEVELGSRNDRPLTRYFPELVDLLRAALPPRCVVDGEIVLVTQRGLDFGALQLRLHPAASRVRKLAAETPASFVAFDLLALGEQDLTGEPFARRRELLEDFLGTAPGGGLQRVHLTPLTTDPDVAQDWFTRFEGAGFDGVMAKPADQPYEQDRRVMWKVKHERTADCVVAGFRWHKDGQGVGSLLLGLYDETGTLHHVGVASSFTKARRGELVEELAPWRENALEGHPWRSWAEWEAASAGKSTSAEWEAASAGKSTSAEQKAASAGKSTSAEWEAASAGGNTGRENTRRPGANSRWAPDKDLSWEPLRPERVAEVRYEHLQGDRFRHGGRLVRFRPDREPRSCTYAQLEEAPPAELTDLFGEAR from the coding sequence GTGGAGCTGCCCGTGATGCCGCCAGTGCGGCCGATGCTCGCCAAGCCCCTGCGCGAAGTGCCGCGCACCGGTGGGCTGTGCTACGAACCCAAATGGGACGGGTTCCGCTGCGTGGTGTTCCGCGACGGCGACGAGGTCGAGCTCGGTTCGCGCAACGACCGGCCGCTCACCCGGTACTTCCCGGAACTCGTCGACCTGCTGCGCGCGGCGCTGCCGCCGCGGTGCGTCGTCGACGGGGAGATCGTGCTGGTCACCCAGCGCGGCCTGGATTTCGGGGCACTGCAGCTGCGGCTGCACCCCGCGGCCAGCAGGGTGCGCAAGCTCGCCGCCGAGACCCCGGCCAGCTTCGTCGCGTTCGACCTGCTCGCGCTCGGCGAGCAGGACCTGACCGGGGAACCGTTCGCGCGGCGCCGGGAGCTGCTGGAGGACTTCCTCGGCACCGCGCCCGGCGGCGGGCTCCAGCGGGTGCACCTGACCCCGCTCACCACCGACCCGGACGTCGCACAGGACTGGTTCACCCGCTTCGAGGGTGCCGGATTCGACGGGGTGATGGCCAAACCCGCCGACCAGCCCTACGAACAGGACCGGCGGGTGATGTGGAAGGTCAAACACGAACGCACCGCGGACTGCGTCGTCGCCGGCTTCCGCTGGCACAAGGACGGCCAGGGCGTCGGATCGCTCCTGCTCGGGCTGTACGACGAGACCGGGACACTGCACCACGTCGGCGTCGCGAGCAGCTTCACCAAGGCTCGGCGCGGCGAGTTGGTCGAGGAACTGGCGCCGTGGCGGGAAAACGCGCTCGAAGGGCATCCGTGGCGCAGCTGGGCGGAATGGGAAGCCGCCTCCGCGGGAAAGAGCACGTCGGCGGAATGGGAAGCCGCCTCCGCGGGAAAAAGCACGTCGGCGGAACAGAAAGCCGCCTCCGCGGGAAAGAGCACGTCGGCGGAATGGGAAGCCGCCTCCGCGGGAGGGAACACGGGGCGGGAAAACACGCGGCGGCCGGGTGCGAACAGCCGGTGGGCGCCGGACAAGGATCTGTCCTGGGAGCCACTGCGCCCGGAACGGGTCGCGGAGGTGCGCTACGAACACCTGCAGGGCGACCGCTTCCGGCACGGCGGTCGGCTGGTCCGGTTCCGGCCCGATCGCGAACCGCGGTCGTGCACCTACGCGCAGCTGGAGGAGGCACCGCCGGCCGAGCTGACGGATCTGTTCGGCGAAGCACGGTGA
- a CDS encoding MarR family winged helix-turn-helix transcriptional regulator translates to MAEIDLGADPLKLDRQVCFALSVASRSVIAIYRPLLEPYGLTHPQYLVMLALWEKAPRSVKDLGSALRHEPATLSPLLKRLEAIGYVTRGRSHADERQLTVDLTGKGRALRAEAEKIPYRVVETLGMEVAELEALHAALGRVIAATA, encoded by the coding sequence GTGGCCGAGATCGACCTGGGCGCGGACCCGCTGAAGCTCGACCGGCAGGTGTGCTTCGCCCTGTCCGTCGCCTCGCGCAGCGTGATCGCGATCTACCGTCCGCTGCTCGAACCATACGGGCTCACGCATCCGCAGTACCTGGTGATGCTGGCGCTGTGGGAGAAGGCGCCGCGTTCGGTGAAGGACCTCGGCAGCGCGCTGCGGCACGAGCCGGCCACGTTGTCCCCGTTGCTGAAACGGCTGGAGGCGATCGGGTACGTCACCCGCGGCCGCAGCCATGCCGACGAACGTCAGCTGACCGTGGACCTCACCGGCAAGGGACGCGCGTTGCGGGCCGAGGCCGAGAAGATCCCGTACCGCGTGGTGGAAACGCTGGGCATGGAGGTCGCCGAGCTGGAGGCGCTGCACGCCGCGCTCGGCCGGGTCATCGCGGCCACCGCCTGA
- a CDS encoding RluA family pseudouridine synthase — translation MRRKLPPPIPPRHGLEPARLRLPDEGPWTSLLEHLVQRLPRADPERIEQMLREERIFGAHGPLGVDTPFEPGTFIWFHRDLPDEVPVPFELTVLYRDEHLLVADKPHFLATIPRGRHVLETALVRLRRELGLPQLTPAHRLDRVTAGLVLFVITPADRGAYQTMFRDRLVHKEYEAIARYDPELSLPRTVRSRIVKERGVLAAHEVPGPPNAESTVELLEHRGDLGRYRLLPATGRTHQLRLHLSGLGIPILGDDFYPQLREKPLDDFTRPLQLLAKVLEFDDPVTGEHRRFTSRRHLTAWDSPDEWAADPPGGAVVGSEAVR, via the coding sequence ATGAGACGCAAGCTCCCACCCCCGATCCCGCCGCGGCACGGCCTCGAACCCGCGCGGCTGCGGCTGCCGGACGAGGGCCCGTGGACCAGCCTGCTGGAGCACCTCGTGCAGCGGCTGCCCCGGGCCGATCCCGAGCGGATCGAGCAGATGCTGCGTGAGGAGCGGATCTTCGGGGCGCACGGGCCCCTGGGGGTGGACACACCGTTCGAACCGGGCACGTTCATCTGGTTCCACCGCGACCTGCCCGACGAGGTACCGGTGCCGTTCGAGCTGACCGTGCTGTACCGCGACGAGCACCTGCTCGTGGCCGACAAGCCGCATTTCCTCGCGACCATCCCGCGTGGCCGCCACGTACTGGAGACCGCGCTGGTCCGGCTGCGCCGCGAGCTCGGGCTGCCCCAGCTGACCCCCGCGCACCGGCTGGACCGGGTGACCGCCGGGCTGGTGCTGTTCGTGATCACCCCGGCGGACCGCGGGGCGTACCAGACGATGTTCCGGGATCGCTTGGTGCACAAGGAATACGAGGCGATCGCACGGTACGATCCGGAGCTTTCACTGCCGCGTACGGTACGCAGCCGGATCGTCAAGGAGCGGGGCGTGCTGGCCGCGCACGAGGTGCCCGGGCCGCCGAACGCGGAGTCCACTGTGGAGCTGCTGGAGCACCGCGGCGACCTCGGGCGGTACCGGCTGCTGCCGGCCACCGGCCGTACGCACCAGCTGCGCCTGCACCTGAGCGGGCTGGGAATCCCGATCCTCGGCGACGACTTCTACCCGCAGTTGCGGGAAAAGCCGCTCGACGACTTCACGAGACCGTTGCAGCTGCTGGCGAAGGTGCTCGAGTTCGACGATCCGGTGACCGGCGAGCACCGCCGGTTCACCAGCCGCAGACACCTGACCGCCTGGGATTCTCCGGACGAATGGGCGGCGGACCCGCCCGGCGGCGCGGTCGTCGGTTCCGAGGCGGTGCGGTAG
- a CDS encoding alpha-ketoglutarate-dependent dioxygenase AlkB, translating to MSHALQGSLFGESEPTALGPLSGARRIELSHGAWVDVLPGWLAGSADLFSRLAAEVPWQAERRKMYDRVVAVPRLLSFYPEHAPLPHPILDEARAALSAHYAGELGEPFRTAGLCYYRDGRDSVAWHGDNLGRGSTEDTMVAILSVGTQRHLALRPRGGGESHRYPLGHGDLIVMGGSCQRTWEHAIPKTTRAVGPRISIQFRPKGVR from the coding sequence ATGAGTCACGCACTTCAGGGCTCGCTGTTCGGCGAAAGCGAGCCGACCGCGCTGGGACCGCTGTCCGGGGCGCGGCGCATCGAGCTGAGCCACGGCGCGTGGGTCGACGTCCTGCCGGGCTGGCTCGCCGGGTCGGCCGACCTGTTCAGCAGGCTCGCCGCCGAGGTCCCCTGGCAAGCCGAGCGGCGGAAGATGTACGACCGGGTCGTCGCCGTGCCCCGGCTGCTGAGCTTCTACCCGGAACACGCGCCGCTGCCGCACCCGATCCTGGACGAGGCCAGGGCCGCGCTGTCCGCGCACTACGCCGGCGAACTGGGCGAACCGTTCCGTACCGCAGGCCTGTGCTACTACCGCGACGGCCGCGACAGCGTCGCCTGGCACGGCGACAACCTGGGCCGCGGCAGCACCGAAGACACCATGGTCGCGATCCTCTCCGTGGGCACGCAACGCCACCTGGCCCTCCGCCCCCGCGGCGGCGGAGAATCCCACCGCTACCCCCTGGGCCACGGAGACCTGATCGTCATGGGCGGCTCCTGCCAACGCACCTGGGAACACGCGATCCCGAAAACCACGCGCGCAGTAGGTCCGCGGATCAGCATCCAGTTCCGACCGAAGGGGGTCCGCTGA
- a CDS encoding TIGR03854 family LLM class F420-dependent oxidoreductase produces MGEEVKIRLGVAPAPGTGPARFAELAGTLEEAGVDSLWLSELVYAPDVDPMIGMAHALARTSRLKVGTGVAILPGRHPVLVAKQLVTLAGLAPKRVLPVFGLRPARAAEGALFPVPRGRRAAVFDESLTLLRLLLDGDEVDFHGEFFQVEGATVGPRPPKRLDVWLGGAAPAALRRAGRLSDGWLGSFLPPDQARAARIAIQQAADEADREIEADHFGLSLAVAFDGDVPDELREMTARRSPGVPVTDVVATSWAEARRLLEQHIDAGLSKFVLRPVGTGGYAEFLDGFRRELMPLQN; encoded by the coding sequence GTGGGCGAAGAGGTGAAGATCCGGCTGGGGGTGGCCCCCGCACCGGGCACCGGACCGGCGCGGTTCGCGGAGTTGGCCGGCACGCTGGAGGAGGCGGGTGTCGACTCGCTGTGGCTGTCGGAACTGGTGTACGCGCCGGACGTGGACCCGATGATCGGGATGGCGCACGCGCTGGCGCGGACGAGCCGGCTCAAGGTCGGCACCGGGGTGGCGATCCTGCCGGGGCGGCATCCGGTGCTGGTCGCCAAGCAACTCGTGACGCTGGCCGGGCTCGCCCCGAAACGGGTGCTGCCGGTGTTCGGGTTGCGCCCGGCCCGCGCCGCGGAGGGCGCGCTCTTCCCGGTGCCGCGGGGCAGGCGCGCGGCGGTCTTCGACGAATCGCTGACCCTGCTGCGGTTGCTGCTCGACGGCGACGAGGTGGACTTCCACGGCGAGTTCTTCCAGGTCGAGGGCGCCACCGTCGGCCCGCGTCCGCCGAAGCGGCTCGACGTCTGGCTCGGTGGCGCGGCACCCGCGGCATTGCGCCGCGCCGGGCGGCTTTCCGACGGCTGGCTCGGCAGTTTCCTCCCGCCGGACCAGGCCCGGGCCGCGCGGATCGCGATCCAGCAGGCCGCGGACGAGGCCGACCGCGAGATCGAGGCCGACCACTTCGGCCTGAGCCTCGCCGTGGCCTTCGACGGTGACGTCCCGGACGAGCTGCGAGAGATGACCGCCCGCCGCAGCCCGGGGGTGCCGGTGACCGATGTCGTCGCGACGAGCTGGGCGGAGGCCCGCCGGCTGCTGGAGCAGCACATCGACGCCGGCCTGTCGAAATTCGTCCTCCGGCCGGTCGGCACCGGCGGCTACGCGGAGTTCCTCGACGGCTTTCGCCGGGAACTGATGCCGCTGCAGAACTGA
- a CDS encoding IS256 family transposase — MAAPHSVDPAQLVEELASAGVSPDLLQTMIATMANALMSSQADQQCGAGYGERSSERTNQRNGYRAREWDTRAGTIELAVPKLRQGSYFPDWLLTHRRRAEQALVTVVATAYLLGVSTRRVEKLAEQLGVKSLSRSQVSEMATHLDGQVAAFRERPLDQGPYTFVWVDALTVKVREDGRVVNVHALLATGVNADGHREILGLDVASSEDGAGWLAFLRGLVARGLSGVQLVISDAHPGLVAAIASALPGAAWQRCRTHYLRNLLSRVPKSAQPHVATQVRTIFDQPDADAVTAQYGRVVDTLTARWPDAAEHLDNARDELLAFTAYPREVWRQIWSNNPQERLNKEIRRRTDVVGIFPGRDSLIRLVGAVLAEQSDEWTENRRYMGLDLLARSRIRIVTTEAAPTGSEALMTTEAITA, encoded by the coding sequence ATGGCCGCACCACACAGTGTGGACCCTGCCCAGCTTGTCGAGGAGCTCGCCTCGGCGGGTGTGTCGCCGGATCTGTTGCAGACGATGATCGCGACGATGGCGAACGCGTTGATGTCGTCGCAGGCCGATCAGCAGTGCGGGGCCGGCTATGGCGAGCGCAGCAGCGAGCGGACGAACCAGCGCAACGGCTACCGGGCCCGGGAGTGGGACACCCGAGCGGGCACGATCGAGTTGGCGGTGCCGAAGCTGCGCCAGGGCTCCTATTTCCCGGACTGGCTGCTGACCCACCGCCGCCGCGCCGAGCAGGCCCTGGTCACCGTCGTGGCCACGGCCTACCTACTCGGTGTCTCCACCCGGCGGGTGGAGAAGCTGGCCGAACAACTCGGGGTGAAGTCGCTGTCGCGTTCGCAGGTCAGCGAGATGGCCACGCACCTCGACGGGCAGGTCGCCGCGTTCCGCGAGCGCCCGCTCGACCAGGGCCCGTACACGTTCGTGTGGGTCGACGCGCTCACGGTGAAGGTCCGCGAAGACGGCCGGGTGGTCAACGTGCACGCGCTGCTCGCGACCGGGGTGAACGCCGACGGGCACCGCGAGATCCTCGGCCTGGATGTGGCCTCCAGCGAGGACGGAGCGGGCTGGTTGGCGTTCCTGCGCGGTCTGGTCGCCCGCGGCCTGTCCGGGGTCCAGCTCGTCATCTCCGACGCCCATCCCGGCTTGGTGGCGGCGATCGCCTCGGCGTTGCCGGGTGCGGCGTGGCAGCGGTGTCGCACCCACTACCTGCGTAACCTGCTCTCCCGTGTTCCGAAGTCGGCGCAGCCGCATGTCGCTACGCAGGTGCGCACGATCTTCGACCAGCCCGACGCCGACGCCGTCACAGCCCAGTACGGACGCGTGGTCGACACTCTCACCGCGCGCTGGCCCGACGCAGCCGAGCACCTCGACAACGCCCGCGATGAGCTGCTGGCGTTCACCGCATATCCGCGCGAGGTCTGGCGCCAGATCTGGTCGAACAACCCTCAAGAGCGACTGAACAAGGAGATCCGCCGTCGCACCGACGTGGTCGGGATCTTCCCCGGCCGCGACTCCCTGATCCGCCTCGTCGGCGCCGTCCTGGCCGAACAGAGTGATGAGTGGACCGAGAACCGCCGCTACATGGGCCTCGATCTACTGGCCCGCTCACGCATCCGCATCGTCACCACCGAAGCCGCACCGACCGGCAGCGAGGCACTCATGACAACCGAGGCAATAACCGCCTAG
- a CDS encoding DUF5313 domain-containing protein has protein sequence MTERPGVLRWFWYAVGGRLPERYHDWLLHDTTSKHWKARHVLRSSVGIVPLCLVWLLLPAPIQLRLAIVLMAALVAYFYSCAYMEESIDHRLSRHGFPPRTGKRIRREKADEADAEARARYIAIYRHQPGD, from the coding sequence ATGACGGAGCGTCCCGGGGTGCTGCGCTGGTTCTGGTACGCGGTCGGCGGGCGGCTGCCCGAGCGCTACCACGACTGGCTGCTGCACGACACCACGTCGAAGCACTGGAAGGCGCGGCACGTGCTGCGCAGCAGCGTCGGCATCGTCCCGCTGTGCCTGGTCTGGCTGCTGCTGCCGGCGCCGATCCAGCTGCGCCTGGCGATCGTGCTGATGGCCGCGCTGGTGGCGTACTTCTACTCCTGCGCGTACATGGAAGAGAGCATCGACCACCGGCTGTCCCGGCACGGTTTCCCGCCCCGCACCGGCAAGCGGATCCGCCGGGAGAAGGCCGACGAGGCCGACGCCGAGGCGAGGGCCCGCTACATCGCGATCTACCGGCACCAGCCCGGCGACTAG
- a CDS encoding MDR family MFS transporter: protein MDSPDAASPPAAKSAVGLRSERGPVLIAVMLCTGLVALDSTIIATAVPSVVRDLGGFSQFPWLFSVYLLTQAVTVPLYGKFADVLGRRPVMFCGIAVFLAGSVLCGAAWSMPVLIAARAVQGIGAGAVQPISMTMIGDLYTVEERARVQGYVAGVWAVASVVGPALGGVFSEYLSWRWIFFVNLPLGALAAWMLHRRFTERVGRTRHRVDYPGAALLTLGCTLLILALLEGGVAWSWTSAPSVAAFAAAVLLLGAFVVVERRATEPVLPLWVFTRRTLVGGNLAALVIGAVVLGLSSFLPTFAQGVLGTGALTAGFALAALTVGWPLASSVSGRLYLRIGFRDTALIGSGFALTGAVLTTLLDPASSIWSAAGAAFVLGIGLGLMSSPTVVAVQSTVGWERRGVVTATTMFSRSLGSAVGTAVFGAIANATLASRFANPPADVAGHLPASVDATSEVLGGVPTESATAAYVRDSLAGATHYVFLAIVGVAALGVLALGLMPRRTEQLTFPG, encoded by the coding sequence ATGGACTCCCCGGACGCCGCGTCGCCGCCCGCCGCGAAGAGTGCCGTCGGCCTGCGGTCCGAACGCGGTCCGGTGCTCATCGCGGTCATGTTGTGCACCGGCCTGGTCGCGCTGGACAGCACGATCATCGCCACCGCGGTGCCCTCGGTGGTCCGCGACCTCGGCGGCTTCTCCCAGTTCCCGTGGCTGTTCTCGGTGTACCTGCTGACCCAGGCGGTCACCGTTCCGCTGTACGGGAAGTTTGCCGACGTCCTGGGCCGGCGGCCGGTGATGTTCTGCGGCATCGCGGTGTTCCTCGCCGGTTCGGTGCTGTGCGGTGCCGCGTGGAGCATGCCGGTGCTGATCGCCGCCCGCGCCGTGCAGGGCATCGGGGCCGGCGCCGTGCAGCCGATCAGCATGACGATGATCGGCGACCTGTACACCGTCGAGGAGCGCGCCCGGGTGCAGGGCTACGTCGCCGGGGTGTGGGCGGTCGCCTCGGTGGTCGGCCCGGCGCTCGGCGGGGTGTTCTCCGAATACCTCAGCTGGCGCTGGATCTTCTTCGTCAACCTGCCGCTGGGCGCGCTCGCCGCGTGGATGCTGCACCGCAGGTTCACCGAGCGGGTCGGACGCACCCGCCACCGCGTCGACTACCCGGGCGCGGCGTTGCTCACGCTCGGCTGCACGCTGCTGATCCTGGCGCTGCTGGAAGGCGGCGTGGCGTGGAGCTGGACGTCCGCGCCGAGCGTCGCCGCCTTCGCCGCCGCGGTGCTGCTGCTGGGCGCGTTCGTCGTGGTGGAACGGCGTGCCACGGAACCGGTGCTGCCGCTGTGGGTGTTCACGCGGCGAACACTGGTCGGCGGCAACCTCGCCGCCCTCGTGATCGGCGCGGTCGTACTGGGGCTCAGCTCGTTCCTGCCCACCTTCGCCCAGGGTGTCCTCGGCACCGGCGCGCTGACCGCGGGTTTCGCGCTGGCCGCGCTCACCGTCGGCTGGCCGCTCGCGTCGTCGGTGTCCGGGCGCCTCTACCTCCGCATCGGTTTCCGCGACACGGCACTGATCGGAAGTGGCTTCGCGCTGACCGGTGCGGTGCTGACCACGCTGCTGGACCCCGCGTCGTCGATCTGGTCGGCCGCGGGGGCGGCGTTCGTGCTCGGCATCGGGCTGGGCCTGATGTCCAGCCCGACGGTCGTGGCGGTGCAGTCCACGGTCGGCTGGGAACGTCGAGGGGTGGTCACCGCGACCACCATGTTCAGCCGTTCGCTGGGCAGCGCGGTCGGCACGGCGGTGTTCGGCGCGATCGCCAACGCCACGCTCGCGTCCCGGTTCGCGAACCCGCCCGCGGACGTGGCCGGGCATTTGCCGGCGAGTGTCGACGCGACCAGCGAGGTGCTCGGCGGCGTCCCCACGGAGTCCGCGACCGCCGCGTACGTCCGGGATTCGCTGGCCGGCGCCACGCATTACGTCTTCCTGGCGATCGTGGGCGTGGCGGCACTCGGTGTGCTCGCGCTTGGCCTGATGCCGCGCCGGACCGAGCAGCTGACCTTCCCCGGCTGA
- a CDS encoding MFS transporter — protein sequence MASLGRSSRVSTWAPFAHAAFRILFVAQLVANVGRLMQAAGSAWAIQENDGSPLQVSLIQTATYVPLVALGFVAGTLADRLDRRRLLVACQAWMALSTAALFVATWLGWTDPRVVLALTFATGLGTAIAAPTWAAVQPSLVPRHLVGRAVALNGLTFNVAQAAGPAIAGLVIAALGTQWVFLINAVTLACTVPAVLAWKTPVPPARPAESFGQSLRAGLRSVVVAPQRRILTRYAIFVVPATAVMALTPVLAGERLGLTGGGFGALLALFGAGAALAVTIWPRVESRGEEWGLVASAVVLALALVTAALSTQPVVAGAALLAAGAAFTLGSTCAFVAAQRVVDDAMRARVMAAYTVTSGAAVAAGSAGWGLVARTGLAGAFAIAAVLAVITVAAHFRWPLPARTEEEEGGFTEPQ from the coding sequence ATGGCGTCCTTGGGCCGGTCTTCGCGGGTTTCCACGTGGGCGCCGTTCGCGCATGCGGCGTTCCGGATCCTGTTCGTGGCCCAGCTGGTCGCCAACGTGGGACGGCTCATGCAGGCGGCCGGTTCGGCCTGGGCGATTCAGGAGAACGACGGCTCGCCCTTGCAGGTCTCGTTGATCCAGACGGCGACCTATGTCCCGTTGGTGGCGCTGGGTTTCGTCGCCGGCACCCTCGCCGACCGGCTCGACCGGAGGCGGCTGCTCGTGGCTTGCCAGGCGTGGATGGCGCTCAGCACGGCCGCGCTGTTCGTGGCCACGTGGCTGGGCTGGACCGACCCGCGGGTCGTGCTGGCGCTGACCTTCGCCACCGGGCTCGGCACGGCGATCGCCGCGCCGACGTGGGCGGCCGTGCAGCCGTCGCTGGTACCGCGGCACCTCGTGGGCCGGGCGGTCGCGCTGAACGGGTTGACGTTCAACGTCGCCCAGGCCGCCGGCCCGGCCATCGCCGGCTTGGTGATCGCCGCCCTCGGCACGCAGTGGGTGTTCCTCATCAACGCCGTCACCCTTGCCTGCACGGTGCCGGCCGTCTTGGCCTGGAAGACTCCCGTTCCGCCGGCGCGTCCCGCGGAGTCTTTCGGGCAGTCGTTGCGCGCCGGCCTGCGCAGCGTCGTCGTCGCGCCCCAGCGCCGGATCCTGACGCGCTACGCGATCTTCGTCGTGCCGGCGACCGCGGTGATGGCGCTGACGCCGGTCCTCGCCGGGGAACGGCTCGGCCTCACCGGTGGCGGCTTCGGCGCGCTGCTGGCCCTGTTCGGTGCCGGAGCGGCGCTGGCGGTGACGATCTGGCCACGCGTGGAAAGCCGCGGGGAGGAGTGGGGGCTGGTCGCCTCGGCCGTCGTGCTGGCCCTCGCGCTGGTGACGGCGGCCCTCAGTACCCAGCCGGTCGTTGCCGGCGCTGCCCTGCTGGCCGCGGGCGCCGCCTTCACGCTGGGCAGCACGTGCGCGTTCGTCGCGGCGCAGCGAGTGGTCGACGACGCAATGCGCGCCCGGGTCATGGCTGCCTACACCGTAACCTCGGGCGCGGCGGTCGCAGCGGGGAGCGCGGGGTGGGGCTTGGTGGCCCGCACCGGCCTCGCCGGCGCCTTCGCGATCGCCGCCGTGCTGGCCGTGATCACCGTGGCCGCGCACTTCAGGTGGCCACTGCCCGCCAGAACGGAGGAAGAGGAAGGCGGGTTCACGGAACCTCAATGA
- a CDS encoding DUF1015 family protein gives MDTWVRPIRRGWVVRGQVPGPDVDEFAEPDAVTAALASPAAAGDTLLAAQHPARTPTALAAGLDLAAALPAARATLARLRARHYRALREFVTAYRIDGTVSGVLCLVDAGGLTAGDAHVWHTEEVYPEVVAERAAVLTGLGCATSAALLVPVDEGARLTEAVEAARTGRPDVSTVDHAGRVHELWVVPSGTVQERLLRAASAADLLVADGNHRVAAAAATGSLLALITAGPPLEIGAIHRVLTGTGLTADRLATAWRAAGLAVTPAADPTPPAAPGAAVVLAGGTALHVRLPADDPLSIDHEVVERVLVAGALGVAPDGPHLRPLLPGRPVPPEADAVVQLAPVPFETVRAVHAAGRRMPRKATYFTPKPRGGLVLAEPAAPPPE, from the coding sequence ATGGACACGTGGGTGCGGCCGATCCGCCGGGGATGGGTGGTGCGCGGCCAGGTGCCGGGCCCGGACGTCGACGAATTCGCCGAACCGGACGCGGTGACCGCGGCGCTCGCCTCCCCGGCCGCGGCCGGGGACACGCTGCTGGCCGCACAGCACCCGGCGCGGACTCCCACCGCGCTGGCCGCGGGGCTGGACCTGGCGGCGGCCTTGCCGGCGGCGAGGGCGACGCTCGCGCGGCTGCGTGCCCGGCACTACCGCGCGCTGCGCGAATTCGTGACGGCGTACCGGATCGACGGCACCGTGTCCGGGGTGCTGTGCCTGGTCGACGCCGGCGGCCTCACCGCGGGCGACGCGCACGTGTGGCACACCGAGGAGGTCTACCCCGAGGTCGTCGCGGAGCGCGCGGCGGTGCTCACCGGACTGGGCTGCGCGACGAGCGCCGCCCTGCTGGTACCGGTGGACGAGGGCGCCCGGCTCACCGAGGCGGTCGAAGCCGCCCGCACCGGCCGTCCCGACGTGTCCACTGTGGATCATGCCGGGCGGGTGCACGAACTGTGGGTGGTGCCGTCCGGAACCGTGCAGGAACGCTTGCTGCGCGCCGCTTCCGCAGCGGACCTCCTGGTCGCCGACGGCAACCACCGGGTGGCCGCGGCAGCGGCCACCGGCTCCCTGCTCGCCCTGATCACCGCGGGCCCGCCGCTCGAGATCGGCGCGATCCACCGCGTCCTCACCGGTACCGGGCTCACCGCGGACCGGCTGGCCACCGCGTGGCGCGCGGCCGGGCTGGCGGTCACGCCGGCCGCGGACCCGACCCCGCCGGCCGCTCCCGGCGCCGCGGTCGTGCTCGCCGGCGGGACGGCACTGCACGTCCGGCTCCCGGCGGACGACCCGCTGTCGATCGACCACGAGGTGGTCGAACGGGTCCTGGTCGCCGGGGCGCTGGGCGTGGCACCGGACGGCCCGCACCTGCGCCCGCTGCTCCCGGGCCGTCCGGTACCCCCGGAGGCCGACGCGGTGGTGCAGCTGGCGCCGGTGCCGTTCGAGACGGTCCGCGCGGTGCACGCAGCCGGGCGGCGGATGCCCCGCAAGGCCACGTATTTCACCCCGAAACCCCGCGGTGGCCTGGTGCTGGCCGAGCCGGCCGCACCACCGCCGGAGTGA